One stretch of Tenrec ecaudatus isolate mTenEca1 chromosome 18, mTenEca1.hap1, whole genome shotgun sequence DNA includes these proteins:
- the SMIM17 gene encoding small integral membrane protein 17: MQSLKPEQLRGLLEPERATTLLPRESRTWEKQAHPTFTRDWEAVDVGASSFDSDERDLSSQEAALSQDWSSMDEDDESEDSQGFVEWSKAPQQTTIVLVVCVLFLFLVLTGMPMMFHI, translated from the exons ATGCAGAGCCTCAAGCCCGAGCAGCTGCGGGGACTGCTGGAGCCAGAGCGCGCCACCACGCTGCTGCCTCGCGAGAGCCGCACCTGGGAGAAGCAGGCCCACCCcaccttcaccagggactgggaGGCCGTGGATGTGGGGGCCAGCAGCTTCGACAGCGATGAGCGAG ACCTGTCTTCTCAAGAGGCTGCCCtatcccaggactggagctcaatGGATGAAGACGATGAGTCAGAAGACTCACAG GGCTTTGTGGAGTGGTCAAAGGCCCCGCAGCAGACGACCATAGTCCTGGTAGTGTGCGTGCTGTTTTTGTTCCTGGTTTTAACAGGGATGCCTATGATGTTCCACATCTAA